In Paenibacillus sp. FSL R7-0345, a single window of DNA contains:
- a CDS encoding helix-turn-helix transcriptional regulator, giving the protein MNAPILHFISPPIPYFVDCGHASYEIGDYHIDRNCIGVFDLIVVVKGLLPVGENGILRELGEGEGVILLPDGHHYGFAPCTVPTEIIWIHFQTFGSWQECADMNECLLNQQLLFEEHKNKAYVHHTDLCSIFLPRILKISAKAMELLELFFEQESEPKSLRNWRRQASFQSFLQHLDRSLASPSDATAIHLAEQIELYIRNNYMHDLTNPVLQKELNYHPNYLAKSMLKVFGMTPMAYLQYYRIEQSKRLLLQTSWSVARIAEEVGFHHVSHYSSCFSKKEGLSPSAFRSKFVKER; this is encoded by the coding sequence ATGAACGCGCCCATCCTGCATTTTATTTCGCCGCCGATTCCCTATTTTGTGGACTGCGGGCATGCCTCCTACGAGATTGGTGATTATCATATAGACCGCAACTGCATAGGGGTGTTTGATTTAATCGTGGTTGTCAAAGGCCTTCTGCCGGTCGGGGAAAATGGTATTTTGCGCGAGCTGGGTGAAGGTGAAGGCGTGATCCTCCTGCCGGACGGCCATCATTACGGGTTCGCCCCCTGCACGGTGCCGACCGAAATCATCTGGATTCACTTTCAGACCTTTGGCAGCTGGCAGGAATGTGCCGATATGAATGAGTGTCTCCTTAATCAGCAGCTCCTGTTCGAGGAGCACAAGAATAAAGCCTATGTCCATCACACTGATCTCTGCTCCATCTTTCTGCCGAGGATTCTGAAGATCTCCGCCAAGGCCATGGAGCTGCTGGAGTTATTTTTTGAGCAGGAATCGGAGCCGAAATCCCTCCGCAACTGGCGGCGGCAGGCCAGCTTTCAATCCTTCCTGCAGCATCTGGACCGGAGCCTGGCTTCACCGAGCGATGCAACCGCAATCCATCTGGCGGAGCAGATTGAGCTGTACATCCGGAACAATTACATGCACGACCTCACCAATCCTGTTCTGCAAAAGGAACTGAACTACCACCCGAACTATCTGGCCAAAAGCATGCTGAAGGTCTTCGGCATGACGCCGATGGCCTACCTGCAATATTACCGGATCGAGCAATCCAAGCGGCTGCTGCTCCAGACCTCCTGGTCTGTAGCACGTATTGCCGAGGAAGTCGGCTTCCATCATGTATCGCATTATTCCTCCTGCTTCTCCAAGAAAGAGGGACTCTCCCCTTCGGCTTTTCGCAGCAAGTTTGTGAAGGAGCGGTAG
- a CDS encoding sugar ABC transporter substrate-binding protein: MKTAKKLGAGLILTALMVSTAGCGNNASNTENTGNKGNTGNTASKTAEPAKTSEASAEKVKIVYSMWGSAAEGSTTQAVADRFNASQDKIEVEVQAIPWENYMTKLNTLATAGQLPDTGMLKEDGVIQWSSEGMLNDVSAMYEGSDSKPLDSLAYKHNGNTVAYAAANEILLLYYNKDMFDKAGVAYPPAVLDQAWTWEQFVDTAKKLTIDKNGKHPGEDGFNEQGIVQFGASVENLPWQLEAWALSNGGGFYSEDGSEVRIGEDASMEAIQRVADLYLKDHVAPLSVGQTDDGIQRTVIAGTVAMATNGQWNVGTSLNSAKEEGLNYGVAVLPYMKDKVTISTGGANVVFSQTKHPKEAMEWLKWYNSEENNWELISSGIWMPTLDKWYKDETLTRKWVENPNFPPYDEYKSAVVDYAQSPAARPAAWFYTNYTTDFNTLLGSVLGDVWTGKTTAKEAITKNLEALKAVHAGNK; the protein is encoded by the coding sequence ATGAAAACAGCTAAAAAACTTGGAGCAGGTCTTATCCTGACTGCATTGATGGTGAGCACCGCCGGCTGCGGGAATAACGCGTCGAACACGGAAAACACAGGAAATAAGGGAAACACAGGGAACACGGCAAGCAAAACTGCGGAACCGGCCAAAACCTCCGAAGCCTCTGCGGAAAAGGTCAAAATTGTCTACTCGATGTGGGGCAGTGCGGCAGAAGGGAGTACGACCCAGGCGGTGGCGGACCGGTTCAATGCATCGCAGGACAAAATTGAAGTCGAAGTGCAGGCAATCCCTTGGGAGAACTACATGACCAAGCTGAACACGCTCGCAACGGCAGGGCAATTGCCGGATACAGGAATGCTGAAGGAGGATGGCGTCATCCAGTGGTCCTCCGAAGGCATGCTGAATGATGTAAGCGCTATGTATGAGGGCAGTGACAGCAAGCCGCTCGACAGTCTGGCCTACAAACACAATGGCAATACCGTGGCCTATGCTGCCGCCAATGAAATTCTCCTGCTCTATTACAACAAAGACATGTTTGATAAAGCAGGAGTTGCGTATCCTCCGGCTGTGCTGGATCAGGCGTGGACATGGGAGCAATTCGTAGATACAGCCAAGAAGCTGACGATTGACAAGAACGGCAAGCATCCCGGCGAGGACGGGTTTAATGAGCAGGGTATCGTCCAGTTCGGCGCTTCCGTCGAAAATCTTCCATGGCAGCTGGAAGCCTGGGCGCTCAGCAATGGCGGGGGCTTCTATTCCGAAGACGGTTCAGAGGTACGGATCGGCGAAGACGCCAGCATGGAAGCCATCCAGCGGGTGGCTGACCTGTATCTGAAGGACCATGTTGCCCCGCTGTCCGTCGGACAGACCGATGACGGTATCCAGCGGACAGTGATTGCCGGTACAGTCGCTATGGCGACAAACGGCCAGTGGAATGTAGGAACCAGCCTGAACTCGGCCAAGGAAGAAGGACTGAATTATGGGGTAGCTGTCCTGCCTTATATGAAGGATAAGGTGACAATCAGCACAGGCGGCGCCAACGTTGTTTTCTCCCAGACCAAGCATCCGAAGGAAGCAATGGAATGGCTGAAATGGTATAACTCGGAGGAAAACAACTGGGAGCTGATCTCCTCCGGCATTTGGATGCCAACGCTGGATAAATGGTATAAGGATGAGACGCTTACCCGCAAATGGGTGGAAAATCCGAACTTCCCGCCATACGACGAATACAAGTCAGCAGTCGTTGATTATGCCCAGTCCCCGGCCGCAAGACCGGCTGCCTGGTTCTATACGAACTATACAACTGACTTCAATACGCTGCTCGGCTCCGTTCTGGGTGATGTCTGGACCGGAAAAACAACCGCCAAAGAAGCGATCACTAAAAATCTTGAAGCGCTGAAAGCTGTACACGCCGGCAACAAATAA
- a CDS encoding sugar ABC transporter permease produces METITNLQKRRPRKHSRIHAGEARVAYICLIPAFLGLIFLTYLPLAGVLGISLTNWTGLKSPEFIGLDNYIKLFTTDPYIKDSIIATIYFAFLSVAGSMIYSLFIAMLLNRKIPARGFFRAVFYVPYVLPAAAIYVGWSWLYEGNFGFFNYLLSEMGLNKILFIADSSYVVPSLSLISVWLSGNLIVIFLAGLQNVPVVYHEAAEMDGAGGWKRFLHITLPCMTPIIFYNLLMSLIANLQVVTPALALTNGGPGNSSRFLTYLMYDQAFVNYRLGYACATTLIIFAILAVFTTVLFKTSNRWIFNEGGDDK; encoded by the coding sequence ATGGAAACCATTACTAATCTACAGAAACGCCGTCCCCGTAAGCATTCCCGCATTCATGCAGGCGAGGCGCGCGTTGCGTATATCTGTCTGATTCCTGCTTTTCTGGGACTAATCTTCCTGACGTACCTGCCGCTTGCCGGGGTGCTGGGGATCAGCCTGACCAACTGGACGGGGCTGAAGAGTCCAGAGTTCATCGGCCTTGATAACTATATCAAGCTGTTTACAACCGACCCTTATATTAAGGATTCGATTATTGCGACGATTTATTTTGCTTTCCTTTCCGTAGCCGGAAGCATGATCTATTCACTGTTTATTGCGATGCTGCTTAACCGGAAAATTCCGGCAAGGGGCTTTTTCCGGGCTGTGTTTTATGTGCCGTATGTATTGCCTGCTGCTGCCATCTACGTGGGCTGGTCGTGGCTTTACGAGGGGAATTTCGGCTTTTTTAACTATCTGCTCTCGGAAATGGGCCTGAATAAAATCCTTTTTATCGCGGATTCCAGCTATGTCGTTCCGTCGCTGTCTCTGATTTCAGTCTGGCTGTCGGGGAATCTGATCGTTATTTTCCTCGCTGGTCTGCAAAATGTTCCGGTCGTCTATCATGAAGCAGCCGAGATGGATGGAGCGGGCGGTTGGAAGCGCTTCCTGCATATTACCCTGCCGTGCATGACACCGATCATTTTCTACAACCTGCTGATGAGCCTGATTGCCAATCTCCAGGTTGTCACACCGGCACTGGCCTTGACAAACGGCGGCCCTGGCAACTCGTCACGGTTCCTGACTTATCTGATGTATGACCAGGCCTTTGTAAATTACCGGCTCGGTTATGCCTGCGCAACCACGCTGATTATTTTCGCTATTCTTGCTGTCTTTACTACTGTGCTGTTCAAGACGTCGAACCGGTGGATTTTTAATGAAGGAGGCGACGACAAGTGA
- a CDS encoding carbohydrate ABC transporter permease produces MSVAAYGRLKSKKRRNRTMNILTFAVVVLFALIAIFPIWWIFRTSLMTNAEIYQYPPSLLPQNWLFSNYEKTLEIFKFWKYLWNTMVIITPSCLAGTFTATLCGYAFARLRFRGKSLLWALCVGSMLLPAMVTLIPLYIGWTRGLGFNDSYWPLILPYFCGGGAFNIFLIRQFIVSIPRELDQAATIDGAGYFRILFSIIMPAIRPAMIVVALFIFIGLWNDLLQQMIYINSSDKYTIALGLTNFRGQLKSDWPLTMAATCLSFAPGVLFYLIGQRYFVEGITLTGLKN; encoded by the coding sequence GTGAGTGTAGCAGCATACGGCAGATTAAAAAGTAAAAAGCGCAGAAACAGAACAATGAATATCCTGACCTTTGCCGTCGTCGTATTATTTGCGCTGATCGCCATTTTCCCCATCTGGTGGATTTTCCGCACCTCGCTCATGACCAATGCGGAAATCTATCAGTATCCGCCTTCGTTACTGCCGCAGAACTGGCTGTTCTCCAACTATGAGAAGACGCTGGAGATCTTTAAATTCTGGAAGTATCTGTGGAACACGATGGTTATTATCACTCCCTCCTGTCTGGCAGGGACCTTTACGGCTACGCTGTGCGGATATGCCTTTGCAAGGCTGCGGTTCAGAGGGAAAAGCCTGCTCTGGGCGCTCTGCGTAGGCTCCATGCTGCTGCCGGCCATGGTAACGCTCATTCCGCTTTATATCGGCTGGACGCGGGGTCTTGGCTTCAACGACAGCTACTGGCCGCTGATTCTGCCTTACTTTTGCGGGGGCGGGGCCTTCAACATCTTCCTGATCCGCCAGTTTATTGTGTCGATCCCGCGCGAGCTTGATCAGGCTGCAACCATTGACGGTGCGGGCTACTTCCGCATCCTGTTCAGCATTATCATGCCGGCGATCCGCCCGGCGATGATCGTCGTTGCCCTGTTTATCTTCATCGGGCTATGGAACGATCTGCTCCAGCAGATGATTTACATTAACTCCAGCGATAAGTATACGATTGCGCTCGGCCTGACCAACTTCAGGGGCCAGCTCAAAAGCGACTGGCCGCTGACGATGGCCGCAACCTGTCTGTCGTTTGCGCCGGGTGTTCTTTTTTACCTGATTGGTCAAAGGTACTTTGTAGAGGGAATTACGCTCACCGGATTAAAAAATTAG
- a CDS encoding DUF5695 domain-containing protein encodes MNSRKLKPLAVALLMLFQAVPLYAGAESAAGAELLAAAVKNDIANASLSAKVGDLGQIEELYINNNPVNKKGAPINFVLPNTTSPQNDVQHQWMGEMIFSYRTGDSGQFPDNRDGFTEVDTNKTLAAGGSTRVSTINPDNPYIKKTASADGKKVEVNFLGQNLDSTAQRVMKGFDVKSVFDMDTEDGSLLWEITLKNKSSKYIEFGDIGLPMPWNNKYRTLSDTYDDRVTVHNFAGADSGYSYAIRTSGEGNFMLFSPVPESGARIEYVDYWMQESGELRAGNTFANWTGDSGGWYPGLNVLYIHSKDIRKTGRGYFTDASSLVLGPDQEQTYKFKFSAVRAGDNTPQANAQSPNNSSTSMEDREANLRSILYKSGMIDAVAVPGFQTAINMPAKLDLHYDDSLIDVQSIEIQSVDENDPFDEEHIPDIKPGKTRAEMVNNSRTGRGLADGNPGYDEAYEFVETKVVDGEQHHIYSLNFGSIGNNSVRVNYKLKVGDEWVDKFTQYEFNVLAELDQTSQAHSEFMVEQTQDKDPKSPTYGNYFDWYLTGGLDKNTSHWGDDWSHDNINFMTMKNVLDPDPAEISSIETYLIDFMWERYMKNTQKSYTVANYLRDSGAFTDKEQPYTRAFSEMMEATGFFNMYRIQKAYPSLIEYRESPQYYLEKAYGIYYNRVSSGAIGFYGEQQIPDMIEALKEEGMLTESANLQRKFALDKGRNMTNASYPYGSEFEYDNTGEEGAYAAAKALRTYYPNDGRAAAAEQSMEMADWKTRAMRGIQPTWFHYSVPVFRGGEGWWNFQYTASLAGYIMDDWLRYEDDGRSEEQTAIAQQRNYAAKISNFNAVNMGQIAAQSVGSTSWRYSMYKGGTGTKDVFDGGSRVMNNGWNDFSGEAEEGLYGSLLSISADIVTDPVFGLFGYGAQVTDGGDSYQITPKDGFGRRINLLDEKMYLVSGNDKVTSADIRKDGKAFTLQLENTTEKEHASRITFDGAGIGNGYYTMKLDGADAGQFYVQNNKGTAMFHMSSAKTGELVIEKADTGENEAPQVTAKVAVEKPQALIPFMLNGIVTDDGAPGGSLTYQWEIVSTPEGGKLTFNHPKANITQATGSKEGTYTLRLTAGDGAETGSGEVTFQLAAPPEKQPPVISQVSAVQDIANSSIVILSGTAIPDPVHSAVFEPELTYAWTVKQKPEGAGEVIFVAGNKETAYARVSKAGTYVFTFTASDDDKLGSKDVTIEIKEDTVDAYRALSTVTKKDIAPVLPGKVNVLSENGYGERDIQWDTIDPASYGAAGQFEAKGTVTDSDIEVRAAVYVVNSGLSNAALTAKPSASFSGGDGYPEAMNNGIEPKSSGDFSPNRGAPNSAWHNWGREGDPAWVTYEWDQPFLASSMDVYVFQDGGGNFRPKEMQLMLRDGDGKWYTPRAVKGLGNELNKYNTTTFEPAYITGVRMDMKPTANGSGILEWKVYGYTGAVVKAELIKVYNYVNTLNAANFNAPGLAPVEAAKAEASAVIKNLAATDGEVTQALEKLLTDLRLLSPRDNNMAYLANVSSSYTSPWESLAAVNDGKKTGTNLSHWGTWGNAGSAEWVQYDWPQGAVIQSSNLVLWSDAGGITPPTKYVYSYIPLNSVTNEWVTAGTVTGGIKVVEHNPAESVNPYAFDPALEVKALRVTMTKQSAAGDNGVGLWEWEAIRQEGQKQQQEPPSAAEVKGVDVSVADAKDGKLTGLTSAMEYRLQGADAGDWTAVTGTEVTGLEAGTYEVRFKETATHYASLSLTVVISNPVVEPTPEPTATPEPTATPEPTATPEPTKTPEPTKTPEPTKTPEPTKTPEPTATPEPTKSPGPTPTPAPTSPPATVYVPAPEPVTNTVEGDVIKVGALKLDTLTGIAAGLAVSQEDINRALAGAKADSNGIKTIRVQVPVMAGGSGYTIELPAAALRSDPANVLIEVITGFGTILVPSAMLDQTAADAKVVELTIGSAGTPKLDPVTQSMAGSRPVISLAVKIDGAAAAENSLNAPVEVRIPYIPAINELAASAYLTVWHTDADGKPVQIRHAKYDAVKKAVVFTTAQPGTYAVTYTKKSFSDVAQNAWYQPAVEMMASKGFIDGTSSADFSPDSTVTRIEYLAWLVRTLGLTAEFDANFNDIHVTNQYYEEMGIARALGIAVGFGGSFNPGAEITRQDLAVLTIRALRAADPGLQADITGDLKEFTDSGQVAAYAAEDLAAMVELGYMNGQGHAALNPKGTATRAQAAQVLYKIYLQQQ; translated from the coding sequence ATGAACTCACGAAAACTGAAGCCGCTGGCGGTTGCGCTGCTGATGCTTTTTCAGGCAGTACCGCTGTATGCAGGTGCAGAATCCGCGGCAGGTGCAGAACTGCTGGCAGCCGCTGTAAAGAACGACATCGCCAATGCCAGCCTGTCTGCCAAAGTCGGTGATCTGGGCCAGATTGAGGAGCTGTACATCAACAATAACCCTGTCAATAAAAAAGGGGCACCGATCAATTTTGTGCTGCCGAATACGACCTCACCGCAGAATGATGTCCAGCACCAGTGGATGGGTGAAATGATTTTTTCGTACCGTACAGGTGACAGCGGGCAATTCCCCGATAACAGAGACGGCTTTACAGAAGTGGATACCAATAAAACACTGGCCGCCGGCGGATCAACCAGAGTCTCCACCATCAACCCGGATAACCCGTATATCAAAAAAACAGCTTCAGCAGACGGCAAAAAGGTAGAAGTCAACTTTCTGGGACAAAATCTGGATTCAACCGCCCAGCGGGTGATGAAGGGCTTTGACGTAAAGTCGGTATTCGATATGGATACTGAAGACGGTTCGTTGCTGTGGGAAATAACGCTAAAGAACAAGAGCAGCAAATATATTGAATTCGGTGATATCGGCCTGCCGATGCCCTGGAACAACAAATACCGTACCTTATCCGATACTTATGATGACCGGGTAACCGTGCATAATTTTGCCGGTGCGGACAGCGGGTATTCCTATGCGATCCGTACCAGCGGCGAGGGCAACTTCATGCTGTTTAGCCCAGTGCCGGAGAGCGGCGCGCGGATCGAATATGTGGATTACTGGATGCAGGAAAGCGGAGAGCTGCGTGCCGGCAACACGTTCGCGAACTGGACCGGCGACAGCGGCGGCTGGTACCCGGGGCTGAATGTGCTGTATATCCACTCGAAGGATATCCGGAAGACCGGACGCGGCTATTTTACCGATGCCTCCAGTCTGGTGCTGGGACCGGATCAGGAGCAGACGTACAAGTTCAAATTCTCCGCCGTCCGGGCAGGCGACAACACGCCGCAGGCTAATGCCCAGAGCCCGAATAACAGCTCCACCTCAATGGAAGACCGTGAAGCCAATCTGCGGTCCATCCTGTACAAGTCAGGCATGATCGATGCCGTGGCGGTGCCGGGTTTCCAGACCGCGATTAACATGCCTGCCAAGCTGGATTTGCACTATGATGACAGCCTCATTGACGTACAGTCGATCGAGATTCAGAGCGTTGACGAGAATGATCCGTTTGACGAAGAACATATCCCGGACATCAAGCCCGGCAAAACAAGAGCAGAGATGGTCAACAACTCCCGCACCGGCCGCGGCCTGGCTGACGGGAATCCGGGCTACGATGAAGCTTACGAGTTCGTAGAGACAAAGGTAGTTGACGGTGAACAGCATCATATCTATTCGCTGAATTTCGGTTCCATCGGCAATAACAGTGTGCGTGTGAATTACAAGCTGAAGGTTGGCGATGAATGGGTCGATAAATTCACCCAGTATGAATTCAATGTGCTGGCTGAGCTTGACCAGACGTCACAGGCTCATTCGGAATTTATGGTGGAGCAGACGCAGGATAAGGACCCGAAAAGTCCGACGTACGGCAACTATTTTGACTGGTATCTCACCGGCGGCCTCGACAAGAACACTAGCCACTGGGGGGATGACTGGAGCCACGATAATATCAACTTCATGACGATGAAAAATGTGCTTGATCCCGATCCTGCTGAAATCAGCTCCATCGAAACGTACCTGATCGACTTCATGTGGGAACGGTATATGAAAAATACACAGAAAAGCTATACGGTAGCGAACTACCTCAGAGATTCGGGGGCTTTTACGGATAAAGAGCAGCCGTATACCCGGGCGTTCTCGGAAATGATGGAAGCGACCGGCTTCTTCAACATGTACCGGATTCAGAAGGCCTATCCAAGCTTGATTGAGTACCGGGAGTCCCCGCAATATTATCTGGAAAAAGCCTACGGAATCTATTACAACCGGGTGTCCAGCGGAGCCATCGGGTTCTACGGCGAGCAGCAGATCCCGGATATGATCGAGGCGCTGAAGGAAGAGGGCATGCTTACAGAGTCAGCTAATCTGCAGCGGAAATTCGCTCTGGATAAAGGCCGGAATATGACCAATGCCAGTTATCCGTACGGCTCCGAGTTTGAGTATGACAATACCGGAGAGGAAGGGGCTTATGCGGCAGCCAAGGCGCTGCGCACCTACTATCCGAATGACGGACGCGCAGCCGCAGCCGAGCAGAGCATGGAGATGGCTGACTGGAAGACACGCGCCATGCGCGGTATTCAGCCAACCTGGTTCCATTATTCGGTACCGGTGTTCCGCGGCGGCGAAGGCTGGTGGAATTTCCAGTACACCGCCTCACTGGCAGGCTATATTATGGATGACTGGCTGCGCTACGAGGATGACGGCAGGTCGGAGGAGCAGACCGCGATCGCCCAGCAGCGCAACTATGCAGCAAAGATTTCTAACTTCAATGCCGTTAACATGGGGCAGATTGCGGCGCAATCTGTGGGCAGCACCTCGTGGAGATATTCCATGTATAAGGGTGGAACCGGCACCAAGGATGTATTTGACGGCGGCTCGCGGGTGATGAATAATGGCTGGAATGATTTTTCCGGCGAAGCGGAGGAAGGCCTGTACGGTTCCCTGCTCAGCATCAGCGCCGATATTGTGACTGATCCGGTATTCGGGCTGTTCGGATACGGCGCCCAGGTTACGGACGGAGGAGACAGCTATCAGATCACGCCAAAAGACGGGTTCGGCCGACGGATCAATCTGCTGGATGAGAAGATGTATCTGGTGTCCGGGAACGATAAGGTGACAAGCGCGGACATCCGCAAAGACGGTAAAGCTTTTACCCTGCAGCTTGAGAATACGACGGAGAAGGAGCATGCTTCGCGGATTACCTTTGACGGGGCGGGCATCGGGAACGGCTACTATACAATGAAGCTGGACGGTGCAGACGCCGGACAGTTCTATGTACAGAACAATAAAGGTACCGCCATGTTCCATATGAGCAGTGCAAAGACGGGTGAGCTGGTCATCGAAAAGGCCGATACCGGCGAAAATGAAGCTCCGCAGGTGACGGCAAAGGTTGCGGTGGAAAAGCCGCAGGCGCTGATTCCGTTTATGCTGAACGGCATTGTAACCGATGACGGTGCGCCGGGCGGCAGCCTCACCTACCAGTGGGAGATCGTCAGCACGCCGGAAGGCGGCAAGCTTACCTTTAATCATCCGAAGGCAAACATTACACAGGCTACGGGTTCAAAAGAAGGCACCTATACGCTCCGGCTTACCGCAGGTGACGGGGCGGAGACCGGCTCCGGCGAGGTAACCTTCCAGCTGGCTGCGCCGCCTGAGAAGCAGCCACCGGTAATCAGCCAGGTGTCTGCCGTACAGGATATTGCCAACAGCAGCATTGTCATATTGTCCGGTACAGCCATTCCCGATCCGGTGCACAGTGCGGTATTTGAGCCTGAGCTGACCTATGCGTGGACGGTTAAGCAGAAGCCGGAGGGTGCCGGTGAGGTTATTTTTGTCGCCGGTAATAAAGAGACAGCGTATGCCCGCGTCAGCAAGGCAGGCACTTATGTGTTTACCTTTACGGCATCAGACGATGACAAACTAGGCAGCAAGGATGTCACGATTGAGATCAAAGAGGACACTGTGGATGCATACCGCGCACTTAGCACAGTAACCAAAAAGGACATAGCTCCTGTTCTTCCTGGAAAGGTAAATGTCCTGTCGGAAAACGGCTACGGGGAGCGGGACATTCAGTGGGATACCATTGATCCGGCCAGCTATGGAGCTGCGGGTCAGTTTGAAGCCAAAGGCACAGTCACAGATAGTGATATTGAGGTGCGCGCTGCCGTATATGTCGTGAATTCCGGGCTGTCAAATGCCGCGCTAACCGCTAAACCGTCCGCCAGCTTCTCCGGCGGTGACGGGTATCCGGAAGCGATGAACAACGGCATTGAGCCCAAAAGCTCAGGCGATTTCTCGCCGAACCGCGGTGCACCGAACAGTGCATGGCATAACTGGGGCCGGGAAGGAGATCCGGCCTGGGTCACCTATGAATGGGATCAGCCGTTCCTGGCCTCCTCCATGGATGTCTACGTATTCCAGGACGGCGGCGGAAACTTCCGTCCGAAGGAGATGCAGCTGATGCTCCGTGACGGGGACGGCAAATGGTATACCCCGAGAGCCGTGAAGGGGCTTGGCAATGAGCTGAACAAATACAACACAACCACCTTTGAGCCTGCTTATATTACAGGCGTACGGATGGATATGAAGCCGACCGCCAATGGCAGCGGGATTCTGGAATGGAAAGTCTACGGCTATACAGGTGCGGTAGTTAAGGCGGAGCTGATTAAGGTATATAACTACGTTAATACTTTGAACGCTGCGAACTTTAACGCACCGGGTCTTGCGCCGGTTGAAGCGGCTAAGGCTGAAGCTTCCGCTGTGATTAAAAATCTGGCTGCCACAGACGGCGAAGTTACCCAGGCGCTGGAGAAGCTGCTGACCGACTTGCGTCTGCTCAGTCCGCGCGATAACAATATGGCCTATCTGGCCAATGTATCATCCAGCTATACCTCGCCATGGGAAAGCCTTGCCGCGGTGAATGACGGGAAAAAGACAGGAACTAACCTGTCGCACTGGGGAACCTGGGGCAATGCAGGATCAGCGGAATGGGTGCAGTATGACTGGCCGCAGGGTGCTGTCATCCAAAGCTCCAATCTGGTGCTGTGGTCGGATGCAGGCGGAATTACGCCGCCTACCAAGTACGTGTATTCTTATATTCCACTGAACAGTGTAACGAATGAATGGGTTACAGCGGGAACAGTCACCGGGGGCATCAAGGTGGTTGAGCATAATCCTGCAGAATCCGTGAACCCGTATGCGTTCGATCCCGCGCTTGAGGTTAAAGCGCTGCGGGTTACGATGACGAAGCAGTCAGCCGCAGGGGACAATGGCGTGGGCTTATGGGAATGGGAGGCAATCCGTCAGGAAGGGCAGAAGCAGCAGCAAGAGCCGCCATCTGCTGCAGAGGTTAAAGGTGTGGATGTCAGTGTAGCTGATGCTAAGGACGGGAAACTCACTGGTTTAACCTCAGCGATGGAATACCGGCTCCAGGGAGCAGATGCCGGGGACTGGACGGCCGTCACAGGTACAGAGGTTACAGGGCTTGAAGCAGGAACCTATGAGGTGAGATTTAAGGAAACGGCAACGCATTATGCGAGCCTATCCCTTACAGTTGTCATAAGTAATCCGGTTGTGGAACCGACGCCGGAGCCGACGGCAACGCCGGAGCCGACGGCAACACCGGAGCCGACGGCAACGCCGGAGCCGACGAAGACACCGGAGCCGACGAAGACACCGGAGCCGACAAAGACGCCGGAGCCGACAAAGACGCCGGAGCCGACGGCAACGCCGGAGCCGACGAAAAGCCCGGGGCCTACACCGACACCAGCACCAACCTCACCGCCGGCAACAGTGTACGTACCAGCCCCGGAGCCTGTGACCAACACCGTTGAAGGAGATGTGATTAAGGTTGGAGCGCTGAAGCTGGATACGTTAACTGGCATAGCAGCAGGGTTAGCTGTCAGTCAGGAAGATATCAATAGAGCACTGGCGGGTGCCAAGGCAGACAGCAATGGAATAAAGACTATAAGAGTGCAAGTACCGGTTATGGCAGGGGGAAGCGGATATACGATTGAGCTTCCTGCCGCTGCACTGCGCTCGGATCCGGCAAATGTGCTAATTGAGGTCATAACAGGCTTCGGTACAATACTGGTGCCTTCTGCGATGCTGGATCAGACGGCTGCGGATGCCAAAGTTGTTGAACTGACTATAGGAAGTGCCGGCACCCCTAAGCTTGATCCGGTTACCCAAAGTATGGCCGGCAGCAGACCAGTAATTAGTCTGGCTGTCAAAATAGACGGAGCAGCAGCAGCTGAGAATAGCCTGAATGCACCAGTGGAAGTACGGATTCCATACATTCCTGCTATTAATGAACTGGCAGCTTCCGCATATCTGACAGTCTGGCATACTGACGCAGACGGCAAACCGGTTCAGATCAGGCATGCTAAATACGATGCGGTTAAAAAAGCAGTCGTATTTACCACTGCACAGCCGGGTACGTATGCCGTTACCTACACCAAAAAGAGCTTCAGTGATGTGGCGCAAAACGCCTGGTACCAGCCGGCGGTAGAAATGATGGCCTCCAAGGGCTTCATAGACGGGACCTCGTCTGCAGACTTTAGCCCGGACAGCACGGTTACGAGAATTGAGTATCTGGCGTGGCTCGTAAGAACACTGGGCCTCACAGCGGAATTCGATGCGAACTTCAATGATATTCATGTAACTAACCAGTACTATGAGGAAATGGGAATTGCCAGAGCTCTCGGAATCGCGGTAGGCTTTGGCGGCAGTTTCAATCCCGGTGCGGAGATCACCAGACAGGATCTGGCCGTGCTGACCATCAGAGCACTGAGGGCAGCAGATCCGGGATTACAAGCTGATATTACCGGAGACCTCAAGGAATTCACAGATAGCGGTCAAGTGGCAGCATACGCAGCGGAAGATCTGGCGGCAATGGTTGAGCTCGGCTACATGAACGGCCAGGGCCATGCAGCCCTGAATCCTAAGGGCACGGCAACCAGAGCACAAGCAGCACAGGTGCTGTATAAGATTTATCTGCAGCAGCAATAA